A window from Cinclus cinclus chromosome 4, bCinCin1.1, whole genome shotgun sequence encodes these proteins:
- the YARS2 gene encoding tyrosine--tRNA ligase, mitochondrial — protein sequence MQMELENQDVLQSGMESAGNAVRRKGQAVVQGTDRVKGQARLPPPAPGSGAVPAQRPRPPRRSRRAPRAMAAPALCRRCGRAAGPWGPLPPPPRRRAHERARRARGAAGLLAAQRERGLFQEVFPARSAEEQLPALLEPGRPPLAAYCGFDPTADSLHVGHLLPVMALLHFQRAGHDVIAVVGGATARLGDPAGRERAREPLPAARVRAQARALRAGLERLFGNHRELFWEPGAGRLGRAALLDNARWLGREPLLRFLGGAGGRLRMGALLSRQSCQARLRSAEGMSLAEFLYPALQAYDFLHLHRRHGCRIQLGGHDQMGNIMSGYELVTKMTGTDVFGITVPLITSTTGDKLGKTAGNAVWLNRDKTSPFELYQFFVRQQDNVVEKYLKLFTFLPLEEIIHIMEMHAKEPERWGPQKRLAAEVTKLVHGKEGLESAKRCTKALYYSSVEALEEMSDQELEELFRQAPSAELMLEPGMTVLDLCRKANAIPDGPSGYQKITDGGVSINGNRVTDPETVLILGQHILKNGVSLLRVGKKNYYIIKWLQL from the exons ATGCAGATGGAGCTTGAGAATCAGGATGTGCTGCAGTCTGGGATGGAGTCTGCTGGCAAcgctgtgaggaggaagggacaggCAGttgtgcaagggacagacagggttaaGGGGCAAG CTCGGCTCCCGCCCCCCGCTCCCGGTTCCGGGGCGGTCCCAGCGCAGCGGCCCCGCCCTCCGCGGCGGTCCCGGCGTGCCCCGCGCGCGATGGCGGCGCCCGCGCTGTGCCGGCgctgcgggcgggcggcggggccctGGGGCCCGCTCCCTCCtccgccccgccgccgggccCACGAGCGGGCGCGGCGGGCGAGGGGCGCGGCGGGGCTGCTGGCGGCGCAGCGCGAGCGCGGGCTGTTCCAGGAGGTGTTCCCGGCGCGGAGCGCGGAGGAGCAGCTGCCGGCGCTGCTGGAGCCGGGCCGGCCGCCGCTGGCCGCCTACTGCGGGTTCGACCCCACGGCGGACTCGCTGCACGTGGGGCACCTGCTGCCCGTCATGGCGCTGCTGCACTTCCAGCGCGCCGGCCACGACGTCATCGCCGTGGTGGGCGGGGCCACGGCGCGGCTCGGGGACCCCGCCGGGCGGGAGCGCGCGCGGGAGCCGCTGCCGGCGGCGCGGGTGCGCGCTCAGGCGCGGGCGCTGCGCGCGGGGCTGGAGCGGCTGTTCGGGAACCACCGGGAGCTGTTCTGGGAGCCGGGGGCCGGGCGGCTCGGCCGCGCCGCGCTGCTGGACAACGCCCGCTGGCTCGGCCGGGAGCCGCTGCTGCGCTTCCTCGGCGGCGCGGGCGGGCGCCTCCGCATGGGCGCGCTGCTGAGCCGGCAGAGCTGCCAGGCGCGGCTCCGCAGCGCCGAGGGCATGAGCCTGGCCGAGTTCCTGTACCCCGCGCTGCAGGCCTACGACTTCCTGCACCTCCACCGGCGCCACGGCTGCCGCATCCAGCTGGGGGGACACGACCAGATGGGAAACATCATGTCCGGATACGAGCTCGTCACCAA GATGACAGGAACAGATGTGTTTGGAATTACTGTACCTCTTATTACCAGTACTACTGGTGATAAACTGGGAAAGACTGCTGGAAATGCAGTTTGGTTGAACAGAGATAAGACTTCCCCATTTGAGCTGTATCAGTTTTTTGTCAGACAGCAAGATAACGTAGTTGAAAA ATACCTGAAACTATTCACCTTCCTTCCTCTTGAGGAGATTATCCACATCATGGAAATGCATGCTAAAGAACCTGAAAGATGGGGCCCTCAGAAACGACTGGCTGCAGAAGTAACTAAGCTTGTCCATGGTAAAGAGGGGCTGGAATCTGCTAAGAG GTGCACTAAGGCCCTTTATTACAGCAGTGTGGAGGCACTGGAAGAAATGTCTGACCAAGAGTTAGAGGAACTTTTCAGACAAGCTCCTTCTGCTGAATTGATGCTTGAACCTGGGATGACTGTTCTTGACTTGTGCCGCAAAGCAAATGCCATTCCAGATGGACCTAGTGG gtaCCAGAAAATTACAGATGGAGGAGTTTCAATAAATGGGAATCGTGTAACTGATCCTGAGACTGTTCTTATTCTTGGACAGCATATTCTGAAGAATGGAGTATCATTACTTAGggttggaaagaaaaattactacATTATAAAATGGCTGCAGTTGTGA